In Hymenobacter volaticus, the genomic window TGTTGTAATCGTAGTTGTTGTTGTATTTGTGGTGGTCGAGGACGTGGTGCCAAGGCCGTAGGGAGTCGAGTAGGGGCGAGAAATTGTAGCGTTTCGGTACGAAGACCTTGCTTACGTTGCGGCAACCTAACCCGTAGTAGCGGAAAATGTCTTCTCCTAGCAGTCCCATTTCGTGTGGGGTTTCGTTGCCCGTTAATACGGCCAGGCTAGTGCGGTTGCGGCGAATAATGTGGGGCCGCTTGCCAAAATAGTAGTCGAAATAACGAGCCGTATTATCGGAACCAGTAGCAATAAAGGCATCAGCAGCATTGAGGCGCTCTACGATCTGTATCTGGTCTTGAAAGCGTGGTTCTAACCGCGTCAGCTCCTTTAAAATCCAGAGCATGAGGACCGTATCATCCTGGCTGAGCTTAGCTAGCAGAATATGGCCGCTAAGGAGTACGCAAAGCGCATCGTGAAAGCCTACAAACGGAATGTTGCCTGCCATGACCACTCCTATCTGGCGGGGGTGTCGGGCTCGGCTCGGTAACGAGCTGACCAGCGCCGCAAGGGTTCTTCTTGCAGCATATCGGCTACACTGTGCACGGCCAGCGTTACGTTCGGCAAATCAAACCAAGCGTTGCGGTTGCGAGCTTGGGCTGCTAGGCCTGCTATTATATCGGCAGGAAGCTGGCGCAGGTACTGGCCTAAGGCTACGAAAGCGGCCAGGCGGTCGGAGTGGGTCATTCTACTGGTAAAGAGGTGAATTGGGGAGTCGCTGAAACTGTGCTGCAAGCTTAACGTTGTACTGGTACAGTCTGTCCAGATAAAGCAATTAATCCTTCACGTCACGATTTCAACAGCTCACTATTACGTATCTGCAAAAAACTCGCAAGACTACGAGTTAGTTTCTACTTTTGAGGGCCAAAGAAATCACCATGTGTATTTTTTTCGCGTACACGCTTTCCATTACTCACTTTACCTGATTCCACGGCTATGGCCATCATGATAACCGACGAGTGCATCAACTGCGGTGCCTGTGAACCGGAATGCCCAAACACTGCCATCTACGAAGGTGGTGCCGCATGGCGCTGGTCTGATGGCACGGCTTTAAAAGAAGTAACCATTGATGGCGGCGCAACCGTGTCTGGTGTTTCTCCTCAAACCCCTATTTCCGACGAGTACTACTACATCGTATCCGACAAGTGCACCGAGTGCGTCGGCTTCCATGAAGAACCTCAGTGCGCCGCTGTTTGCCCCGTTGACTGCTGCGTAGACGACCCCGACTACCGCGAGTCGCGCGAGAAATTGACAGCTAAAAAGCAGTGGCTCCACAACGAAGCTTAAGGCTTTGTATCTAGCTGCTTGGTT contains:
- a CDS encoding acyl-CoA reductase gives rise to the protein MAGNIPFVGFHDALCVLLSGHILLAKLSQDDTVLMLWILKELTRLEPRFQDQIQIVERLNAADAFIATGSDNTARYFDYYFGKRPHIIRRNRTSLAVLTGNETPHEMGLLGEDIFRYYGLGCRNVSKVFVPKRYNFSPLLDSLRPWHHVLDHHKYNNNYDYNKSILLVNGVPHLDTGFLLLLESPLLVSPISLVHYGTYAHEIDLVDQLTDVAAQTQCLVSGNGQWAGSIAFGQAQSPGVADYADGVDTMAFLAELT
- a CDS encoding 4Fe-4S binding protein, yielding MAIMITDECINCGACEPECPNTAIYEGGAAWRWSDGTALKEVTIDGGATVSGVSPQTPISDEYYYIVSDKCTECVGFHEEPQCAAVCPVDCCVDDPDYRESREKLTAKKQWLHNEA